In Herpetosiphonaceae bacterium, the sequence TTATTATGAAGTGCTCGGCGTTGCGCGGAGCGCCAGCGCGGACGAGATCAAAAAGGCGTATCGCAAACTCGCGCGGCAGTACCACCCCGATCTCAACAAGGAGCCGGACGCCGAGACTAAATTCAAAGAGATCAACGAAGCCTACGAGGTGCTGTCGGACAGCGATAAGCGCTCTATGTACGATCGCTTCGGACATCAGGCGGTCGGCGGCGCGGGCGGTTACGATCCGTTCGGCGGCTTCGGCACGGGCGATATTTTCTCGACGATCTTCGACGCCTTCATCAACCAGGGCGCGCGTCCAGGCGCGGCCGGTCCGACCGCGCTGCGCGGCGCGGATCTGCGCTATCATCTGCACATCGACTTCGAGGAGGCGATCTTCGGCACCGAGAAAGAGATCTCGTTCCAGCGCTCCGAGGCGTGTACCACCTGCAAAGGCAACGGCGCGGAGCCGGGCACCGATCTGGTGCGCTGCACCAAGTGTAACGGCCAGGGCGAGATTCGTACCCGCGCGCCGATCTTCAACATGCTGACGGTCGTGACGTGCGATCAGTGCGGCGGCACCGGCAAAACGATCGCGATCCCCTGCCACACCTGCAAAGGCGAGGGCCGCACGCGCAGCACGCGCACGGTGAAAGTGACAGTGCCGCCGGGCGTCGACAACGGCCTGCAACTGAGGCTGCGCGGCGAGGGCGAGGCAGGGCTGCGCGGCGGGCTGCCGGGCGATCTGCTGGTGGCGATCTCCGTCCGCGAGCATGCGCTCTTCCAGCGCAACGGCAACGACATCATTCTGGAGCTGCCGCTCAACGTGGCCCAGGCGGCGCTCGGCACCGAGGTTAAAGTCCCGACCGTCGGCGGCGAGGAG encodes:
- the dnaJ gene encoding molecular chaperone DnaJ, with protein sequence MATSSKRDYYEVLGVARSASADEIKKAYRKLARQYHPDLNKEPDAETKFKEINEAYEVLSDSDKRSMYDRFGHQAVGGAGGYDPFGGFGTGDIFSTIFDAFINQGARPGAAGPTALRGADLRYHLHIDFEEAIFGTEKEISFQRSEACTTCKGNGAEPGTDLVRCTKCNGQGEIRTRAPIFNMLTVVTCDQCGGTGKTIAIPCHTCKGEGRTRSTRTVKVTVPPGVDNGLQLRLRGEGEAGLRGGLPGDLLVAISVREHALFQRNGNDIILELPLNVAQAALGTEVKVPTVGGEETLEIPPGTQHETIFRLRGKGAPSLRGQGRGDQVIVTRIVVPSKLSERQRELLEELAVEWGAEPIDKREGGFFSKLKDAFGM